In Streptomyces sp. HUAS ZL42, the DNA window ACAGCCGGGCGGCATGACCACTGCCGCTGTCGGCGGACACGGCCGATGACCGGACCTGTGGCAGCCGGTCGTCCCCCCGACAAGGGCCGAGTGGCCCAACCCCCCGCCGTCTGCCGCGTCCGACGATGAGAGTGCGGCGCACAAAGCGGGGATGCGCCGTGCACCGATGGCCGTCAGGGAGGGAAGGCGCTCGGCCCCGCACCCGGCGGGACGGGACCACGGGCCCCCGGGCCGAGCGCCCCGAGTAGGTGAGCCCGATGAAGGAGACGTTGTCCCTGGGCCGGATCGCCGGTGTCCGCGTCGGCCTCAACTGGAGCGTGCTGGTCATCGTCGGTCTGGTGACCGTCATGCTCGCCGAAGGCCGCTTCCCGGACGTCCACCCCGGTCACTCCACCTGGGAATACTGGGCACTGGCGCTGCTCGCGGCCGTCGTGTTCCTGGCCTCGCTGCTGGCCCACGAACTCGCGCACGCCGTCGTCGCCCGCCGCAACGGCGTCGAGGTCGACGGCATCACGCTGTGGATGCTCGGCGGTGTCGCCCGACTGCACAGCGAGGCGCGTACGCCCGGCGCGGAACTGCGCATCGCGGCGGTGGGACCGCTGACGAGTGCCGCCGCGGGCGGGGCGTTCCTGGGCCTGGCCGTGTGGCTGGACATCCTGCACGCCTCGGGGCTCGTCGTCGAGGCGGTCGCCTGGCTGGCCGGCATCAACATCGTGCTGGCCGTCTTCAACTCCATACCCGCGGCCCCGCTGGACGGCGGACGCCTCCTGCGCGCGTACATCTGGCACCGCACCGGCGATCCGCTGCGAGCCACCCGCGGGGCCACAGCCGCGGGCCGCATGCTCGGCTGGTTCATGATCGTGACCGGGTTCGCGGCGACGTTCCTCGTCGGTGACCTGTCCGGACTGTGGCCCGCCCTGATCGGCTGGTTCCTGATCGCCACCGCGACCGGCGAGGAGCGCCAGGCCGAGCTGCGCGGTGTCCTGGACGACATCCCCGTAAGCCGTGTCATGACCCGCGACCCGGTCACCGTCCCGACCACCACGACCCTCGCGGCCTTCCTGGCCGAGGGCCCCTTCGGCCACTACCGCCACTCCGCCTTCCCCGCTGTCGGCCCGGACGGCACGGCAGCCGGTCTGGTCACTGTCCGCCTCATCAACCACACCCCCTTCCGGGCGCGTTCCACCACCACGATCGGCGACGTGATGCGCCCGCTGCCGGACGTGCCCACGGCAGGCCCCGACGACCTGGTCGTGGACCTGCTGCCACGCCTGGAGGCGAGCCGGGACCGCCGGGCCCTCGTCCTCGACGACGATCACCTGATCGGCATCGTCACCCTCGCCGACATCACCCGCGCCCTGTCCTGGCTCACCACGACCAGCCGGCCCCGGACCTGACCGGGCGATTGCCGAGCCCGGGGCGGATCGAGGTCATCCACGTCGCCGACCGAGCCTTCGCCCTGTCCGTACGTGACCCCGAACTCACCGTCGACCAGCCCGTCGGGGCCGGCGGAGACAACGACGGCCCCACACCGGTGGAGCTGTTCGTCGCCGCCCTCGCCTCGTGCGTCGCCTGCGACGCGGTCCGCTTCCTGCAGCTCCTGCCCGGCGCCTCGAAGCCTCATCAGGCCACAGAACCCACCGGAGCGTTGAACCTCCGCTCCGCCGACAAGGAACTCAGCCGCCTCGACGAGGTGTCCCGCGACTGGCGGCGGTTGATATCCGTGCCGAACCGGCCGCCGTTCTCCGGCCAACCAGCGCTCGAAATGGCCAGTTGAAGGGCTTCGACCGCGCATGCATGACGACTGGTCCGGGACCACGGCGGCTGCATCCACGGTGCCTCTCGGACGTCCTCGTGATCGCACCAGCCGCGCTCGGCCGCCGCCTCGATCAGGCGACACGTTGCCAAAGCCGGTCCACGCCGCCCGGTCGGGTCGCTCACCCGCCGGCCATGGCCGTCCCCGGCCGTTCGGGGGACACACGGGCCACCTCCGGCGCGTTTCCCACCCCGCGGGGCATCCCTTGGTGAAAGGAAAGGGAGAACACGATGCCGCTCTATCTGTCGAGGTTCAGTTACACGCCGGAGACCTGGGCGAGGCTGATCGGCCACCCGGAGGACCGCGCGAAGGCCGCTCAGTCGTACATCGAGTCCGTGGGCGGGAAGCTCCACGGGTTCTGGTATGCCTTCGGCACGCACGACGGCTACAACCTGTGGGAGGCTCCCGACAACGTGTCCATGGCCGCGGTTTCCCTGGCGATCAGTGGAGGCGGCGCGCTCAGCTCGTTCGAGACGACTGTTCTCCTGACCGTCGATGAAACATTGGAGGCCCTGCGCAAAGCCGAGCAAGTCCGGTACCGGGCTCCTGGCGCGTAGACCGTCCCATGCGGGGAAAGCCGGCGCACCCCGCGGTGGCGCGTCGTGCAACCTTCCTCCCAGCTCATGGGTCTCCACGCTGTACGTCTTGCCCGCACAGCGCGAAAGGCCCCCGTGCCCCCGAAGAGTCTCCTCGCTGCCCGGACCGGTGGTGTCATGTCCGCCGTTGTCCTCGGCAGCCTGCTGGCCGCCGTCCCGCAGGCAGCAGCCGCCGACGTCACCTGCTCGACCAACGTGTACAAGCGGACGTTCTACAAGAACACTTCCTTCTCCGGCTCCCCGGTGAGGACCGACTGCGACAGCAGCATCGACCAGAGTTGGTCCGGCAGCCCGGTTTCCGGCGTGCCGTCGAACAACTTCGGTGTCCGCTGGTCGGTGACCCGCGACTTCGGCTCCGGCGGACCCTTCACGTTCACCGTCTCCGCCACCGACGGGGTC includes these proteins:
- a CDS encoding site-2 protease family protein, producing the protein MKETLSLGRIAGVRVGLNWSVLVIVGLVTVMLAEGRFPDVHPGHSTWEYWALALLAAVVFLASLLAHELAHAVVARRNGVEVDGITLWMLGGVARLHSEARTPGAELRIAAVGPLTSAAAGGAFLGLAVWLDILHASGLVVEAVAWLAGINIVLAVFNSIPAAPLDGGRLLRAYIWHRTGDPLRATRGATAAGRMLGWFMIVTGFAATFLVGDLSGLWPALIGWFLIATATGEERQAELRGVLDDIPVSRVMTRDPVTVPTTTTLAAFLAEGPFGHYRHSAFPAVGPDGTAAGLVTVRLINHTPFRARSTTTIGDVMRPLPDVPTAGPDDLVVDLLPRLEASRDRRALVLDDDHLIGIVTLADITRALSWLTTTSRPRT
- a CDS encoding OsmC family protein, which encodes MPSPGRIEVIHVADRAFALSVRDPELTVDQPVGAGGDNDGPTPVELFVAALASCVACDAVRFLQLLPGASKPHQATEPTGALNLRSADKELSRLDEVSRDWRRLISVPNRPPFSGQPALEMAS
- a CDS encoding GYD domain-containing protein, which gives rise to MPLYLSRFSYTPETWARLIGHPEDRAKAAQSYIESVGGKLHGFWYAFGTHDGYNLWEAPDNVSMAAVSLAISGGGALSSFETTVLLTVDETLEALRKAEQVRYRAPGA